In Terriglobus aquaticus, the genomic window CGGTGCTGGAGTAGTCTGTCGGGCTGAACAGGCTCACCTGCGAGTAGCCGTTGTAGTAGTAGCCAGGGTTCTGAGAACTATTCAGAACGTAGACCTGCGACAGGCCGGGATCGTTCAACGTCGGCCCCTGCAGAACCGTCGTTCCCTGGTTGAAGGTGCCGAGTTGTCCGCCCGATTCCGGGTCATACACGCGACCGTAATCGGTGAACAGCTTGCCGCCGGTGAGCTGGATATCATCGAGGCCGCTGCTCGCTACGCTATAGGGAAATGAGTTGGTGCCGGAGGACTTCAGCGTAATTCCGGTGTTCGAGTAGGTGTACGCCTGGACGGTGTAACCGCCGGCGTAAATCTCCTTGCGGGTGCCGTCAGCCTGCAGAGCATAGGCCGAATTCGTGCTGATCGTGCTGCCACGAAGAACACCGGCGTCGTAGATGCCCAGCAGACTGCTGTTCGTTACGGCGACGGAGTCCGTGGTTCCGGGCAGGACCAATAGGGCCGTAACGGTATTGTAGTAACCCGCCATGGCAGAGATGGAGTACTGCGCTCCAGCCGTTGCGTGCACCAGGTCCACCTTGCGGATCGCCGTGGTGCCGTTCAGCGCGACCCAAAGTGTGGTGCCGTCATCGCTGATGGCCATTACGCCAGGCTCGCTGCCGACGAAGATGGGAGTGCCCAGCGCGCCCGTCGCCGGATCGAACGAAACGATGCTGTTGCCGGTAATGGTGCTGCCCGTGCTGGGGATAGAGAGGTACGCCAGCCCGTTTACCGGGTTGAAAACCATGCTGTTGCTGACCAGCGGAACGTACACGGTGAGCGGTACGCCAGTTGAGGTGCCACCTCCCGGAGCCGGCGTGGAAACCGTAACCGCGTTGTTGCCGGGAACGGTCAGCGATGCGGCAGGAACTGTGACGGAAAGGCTGGTGTTGCTGTTGAAGGTGGTCGTGAGCGGCTGACCGTTGTAGGAGACTACCGAGGACTTCGCAAAGCCCGTACCAGTGATGGACAGCTTCGCGTCCGCGTTTGTCGGCACGGCGTTCGGTGAAAGTGAGCTGACAGACGGTACCGGTGGATTCCCGACGGTCACCGTGAGTGCATTGGAAGCGGCAGCAGCGGTAGGCGTGGTCACCGTGACACTGGCTGTGCCGGTGCTGGCGAGCAGGTCCGTGGAGACCGTACCGACGAGAACGTAGGTGTAGGCGTAAGGGTTCGTCGGAGTGGCGGAGTAGGTATAGGTATAAGTGGTCGGGATCGGTGAGCCGTTCCAGTTCAGCTTGGACGAGCTGGCGAAATTGGTTCCGGTTGCCGTAATGCTGAACGATCCACTGTTGATGGCGAGGGTGCTGGGCGTGATGGTCGCCAGCACGGGTGTGGCGGCCTGCACAACGAAGGAGGCGGGCTTGGACGCACCGCCCGACGCGGCGGGGTTGGTTACCGTTACGGGATAGTTGCCGCTGTAGGTGAGATCGGCAGCGGTGAGGGGCAGCGTCAACTGCGTGCTGCTGACAAACGAAACACCCGCATGCGTGACAGCACCGAACTGAACCGTGGAAGCGGGAACGAAGCCGGTTCCTGTGATGGTGACCGTGGTTGCGGCAGATCCAACCGGCAGGGTCGCAGGCGAGAGCGACGTAATCGTGGGAGCCGGGACGCCGACCTGGACCGTGGAGACGTTGGAAGTGCCGCCGCCCGGTGCCGGATTCACAAGAGTGATGCTGAGCGTGCCCGTCGAGGCCATGTCTGCCGCGGTGAGCGAGAAGGTGATCTGTGTTCCGCTGACGACTGTCGCGGCGCGTGCGGCGCCGTTGATCTGCACGGCGGTGGCGGGCAGGAAGCCTGTACCGGTGATCGTAACGGTCACGGGAGTGCTGCCGCCGGTAGGAACGGTGGCGGGCGATACAGAGGTGATGGCAGGTGCGGGATTGCTGACGGCCAGCGAACTGGTTCCGGAGGTGCCGCCGCCCGGCTTCGGATTGATCACGTTGAGAGGCAACGGCCCTGCCGCGGTAAAGTCAGCGGCTAGAAGCTTGGCCGTGAGCTGGGTGGCGCTCACAAAGGTCGAGGTGCGCGTGGTGCCGTTGACAGCGAGCGCGACGCCCGGCACAAAGTTGGTGCCCGTCACGGTGACGGTCGTATCCGGTGCACCCAGCGCGATGGTCGCCGGTGCGATAGAAGCGAGCGACGGCACCGGGTTGTCGACCGAGAGCGCCGTGGTGGACGGGTCGGCGGTCACCGCCCCTACCTCGCTCTTCACGCTGACAGAAAGCACCGCGCCCACAGCAAGCTGGTTGGCCGGCACCGTGGCCTTCAACTGCGTTGCGTTTACATACGACGTCGCTTCCGCAACGTTGTTGACCGAAACAACAGAGCCGCTGGTGAACCCGGTGCCGTTGACGGTGAGCGCTACATCGCCTGACCCGACTGGCACATTCGTGGGCGCGACCGCGGTAATGGCAAGTGCGGTCGGCGTGGGCGGATTCGATCCACCGCTGCTGGTGGAGGTGGAACTGCTCCCCCCTCCAGCGCAACCGGCAAGTAATGGCAAACAGGCAGACATAGCAAGGCAAACGCCCCGCAAGGACAACAAGGAATTTTTCATAGCCCACGCAGCCTACTGGAATAAGCGGCAGAAGTAAACGAAATTGCCTGGCGCAATGTGGCCGACAAACGCTATATCCGTCAGCGAAAATGACGGCGGATGTGGTATAGCTCTGCCGTATTGCGGGCTGCGCAGGCTGCAAGTGACACGGCAGCCTGTCGTCGTCAGAATGGTGTTTGCGCCCTTTCCGAAGAGAGGGACCGCCTCCGAAAGAGGGCCAAGCCGAATGCCTGAACCACTGCTGATTGCAAAGAGCGGAACGCTGGATCTTCACCTGCTGCCCAACATGGCCAATCGTCACGGCCTTGTCGCCGGAGCCACCGGCACCGGCAAGACGGTCACGCTACAGGTCATGGCCGAGGCCTTCAGCAGCATCGGCGTGCCCGTCTTCGCGGCCGACGTCAAAGGCGACCTCAGTGGCATCAGCATGCCCGGTGCCGCGAGCGACAAGTTCGATGCGCGCCTCACGAAGCTCGGTCTGCCGCCGTACCAATTCAGCGGATCGCCGGTCACCTTCTGGGACGTCTTCGGGGAAGAGGGTCACCCGCTGCGCACCACGGTCAGCGAGATCGGCCCGCTGCTGTTTGCGCGCATCCTGAACCTGAACGAGACGCAAACCGCCGTGCTTACGCTGGTGTTCAAGATCGCCGACGACCAGGGCCTCCTCTTGCTCGACATGAAAGATCTGAAGGCCGTGCTGAACGCCGTCGGCGACAACGCAAAGAGCTATCAGACCGAGTACGGCAACATCTCCGCCGCCAGCATCGGGGCCATTCAGCGTGGCCTGGTCACGCTGGAGCAGCAGGGCGGGGCGAAGTTCCTGGGCGAGCCCGCGCTCAACATCGACGATCTGCTGCAAACCGTGGATGGCCGCGGCGTGGTCAACCTGCTGGCAGCGGACAAGCTGATGCAGTCGCCGCAGCTCTACGCCACGTTCCTCTTATGGCTGCTGAGCGAACTGTACGAGCACCTGCCCGAGGCCGGCGACCTGCCCAAACCGAAGCTGGTCTTCTTCTTCGACGAGGCACACCTGCTCTTCAACGATCTGCCGCAGCAGCTCTCGCAGAAGATTGAGCAGGTGGTGCGGCTGATCCGGTCCAAGGGCGTCGGCATCTACTTCGTCACGCAGAACCCGGCAGACATTCCGCCCGTGGTGCTCAGCCAGCTCGGCAATCGCGTGCAGCATGCCTTGCGCGCCTTCACCCCTCAGGAGCAGAAGGCGGTGAAGGTGGCGGCGCAAACCTTCCGCGCCAATCCTCAACTGAACACGGAAGAGGCGATTTCGCAGCTTGGCGTGGGCGAGGCTCTCGTTTCGTTCCTGGATGAGAACGGCACGCCGCAGATGGTCGAGCGCGCCTGGGTGGTGCCGCCCCACGGGCGCATCGGCCCGGTCACGCCCGACGAGCGCAAATCGCTCATGCAGGCTTCCTGCGTTGCGGGCGTATACGAGCAGACCGTCGACCGTGAAAGCGCCTATGAACGCCTGCAGGGCAAGGCCGCGGCGGGCGCAACCGCGCCGGTGAACGCGCCCGTTCCCACCGTTTCGCCCAACGCTCCCGCTCCCGCCGGTGCGCCGCAAGCAGCCAGCGGCGGCGGCTGGTTTCACGAGATCACGCAGGTGCTCACACAGCGCGGCCCAACTGGCCCGCGTGGAGGCCGAGGCAGCGACTCCATCCTGGAGACGGTGACCAAGAGTGCTGCGCGCGCTGCTGCCTCCACCGCCGGCCGGCAGATCATGCGCGGCGTTCTTGGCTCCCTGCTTGGCGGCGCTCTGGGCGGTTCGTCTGGCCGTCGATAGCGGGCTATTGCTCGCGTGTTGAACTGCTGCAGCGCGCATCGCGGCAGCAGTTCCACGCTCGCATTTGCCAGCCGTTAGCGCTAACGGTTAGTATCGCCTTCTCGTTGGGTCGGCTCGTCATCGCGGAGCTGCCGGATGCACAGCGGGGCCTCTGAAAATTTCTCGTCTTTGCCGGGAACAATCGGCACAAACGCGGTGTCTACCGTCCCAAGCTTTACCTCTCGCAGACTCGAGGTTGCAACATGTTTGAAGATTCCATGGTCGAATCGGCGGGCAAGCTGAAGTCCAAGTCCAAGTACTGGATGATTGTGACGGCTGCCTTC contains:
- a CDS encoding beta strand repeat-containing protein is translated as MPLLAGCAGGGSSSTSTSSGGSNPPTPTALAITAVAPTNVPVGSGDVALTVNGTGFTSGSVVSVNNVAEATSYVNATQLKATVPANQLAVGAVLSVSVKSEVGAVTADPSTTALSVDNPVPSLASIAPATIALGAPDTTVTVTGTNFVPGVALAVNGTTRTSTFVSATQLTAKLLAADFTAAGPLPLNVINPKPGGGTSGTSSLAVSNPAPAITSVSPATVPTGGSTPVTVTITGTGFLPATAVQINGAARAATVVSGTQITFSLTAADMASTGTLSITLVNPAPGGGTSNVSTVQVGVPAPTITSLSPATLPVGSAATTVTITGTGFVPASTVQFGAVTHAGVSFVSSTQLTLPLTAADLTYSGNYPVTVTNPAASGGASKPASFVVQAATPVLATITPSTLAINSGSFSITATGTNFASSSKLNWNGSPIPTTYTYTYSATPTNPYAYTYVLVGTVSTDLLASTGTASVTVTTPTAAAASNALTVTVGNPPVPSVSSLSPNAVPTNADAKLSITGTGFAKSSVVSYNGQPLTTTFNSNTSLSVTVPAASLTVPGNNAVTVSTPAPGGGTSTGVPLTVYVPLVSNSMVFNPVNGLAYLSIPSTGSTITGNSIVSFDPATGALGTPIFVGSEPGVMAISDDGTTLWVALNGTTAIRKVDLVHATAGAQYSISAMAGYYNTVTALLVLPGTTDSVAVTNSSLLGIYDAGVLRGSTISTNSAYALQADGTRKEIYAGGYTVQAYTYSNTGITLKSSGTNSFPYSVASSGLDDIQLTGGKLFTDYGRVYDPESGGQLGTFNQGTTVLQGPTLNDPGLSQVYVLNSSQNPGYYYNGYSQVSLFSPTDYSSTGKSFAWNIPSSLQTGSGSNQTYYNLQPHRLTRWGSNGLLLHTQAAIFSAQSNVIKDQSSVSADLSITLSASGGTTTGSTASYTATVKNAGPQAATDVAVSLQAPTTGVLTGATSTVGACSSVNGCTLGTIASGSTATIAIQVLQTTAGSGSLNAQVQSSSTDPVSSNNVASSSIAVTGTTYNLVPTLITVTPNAVKAGSTDTTITATGANFASGSQIVLGSTALTTTFVSSSTLTATVPTASLTTMTWAPVSISTPAPGGGTSNSLPFTVFNVVTVGLNHIVYEPYSRKLYASVSSGSTNVTGNSIVSIDPATGTFGTPVTFNTAPNLLALSNSGQTLYTNLALPSSSNYTFISSLPMGRVDLLSGTGASVTANLSTSTYSYNSTLNSMAVQPGSENTLAVGLQYGYADLLDYSASGNTLTQRGAPASNSYSASPCLYFLDASDLLTLGYNTYLYPVTATGFGTGKLLPSTTACFQLNGTTGADTSGKLYNVTTSGVTQTGTVVLSNAYSYSTGQAAPDTSLGSVFYPANTSSSSYGYADGLFSYDLHSFLRTGSLFLNIPTIEGSNYYSTGVGDIVRWGQDGLAMITSTGHLYLLRGPFVVPQEMVSSTAATLTSSSTTSITVGSKNTLLTLTGSNFQPGVAVTWNGSYRTTTIVDATHVSVAIPASDLAAASTGNLVATNPGATASNTLTVTVR
- a CDS encoding DUF853 domain-containing protein; this translates as MPEPLLIAKSGTLDLHLLPNMANRHGLVAGATGTGKTVTLQVMAEAFSSIGVPVFAADVKGDLSGISMPGAASDKFDARLTKLGLPPYQFSGSPVTFWDVFGEEGHPLRTTVSEIGPLLFARILNLNETQTAVLTLVFKIADDQGLLLLDMKDLKAVLNAVGDNAKSYQTEYGNISAASIGAIQRGLVTLEQQGGAKFLGEPALNIDDLLQTVDGRGVVNLLAADKLMQSPQLYATFLLWLLSELYEHLPEAGDLPKPKLVFFFDEAHLLFNDLPQQLSQKIEQVVRLIRSKGVGIYFVTQNPADIPPVVLSQLGNRVQHALRAFTPQEQKAVKVAAQTFRANPQLNTEEAISQLGVGEALVSFLDENGTPQMVERAWVVPPHGRIGPVTPDERKSLMQASCVAGVYEQTVDRESAYERLQGKAAAGATAPVNAPVPTVSPNAPAPAGAPQAASGGGWFHEITQVLTQRGPTGPRGGRGSDSILETVTKSAARAAASTAGRQIMRGVLGSLLGGALGGSSGRR